The segment CGAAGCTACTGTGAGCTTAAACGCCGACGCAGTGAGCAAATATGAGACGCTGGCTCCTCTGAAGGATTTCTGGcaggagaggcaaagagagagagaggagcagcttAAGCTGGCTGCCAGAGATAAACGACAACGCGGTTTTCATCTAAACGGACGCCATCATCGCCCCTTTAATTCTAGTCATCCCAAAAGGAAATACAAGATTGCAAACAGGCTTAAGGTTCAGAGGATTCACACTGTGGAGCAATCAGCAATGGCACAgggctctcctctctctgatcaGGGCCAGGGAGGTGTCACTAAAGAAGAGGCCACCCCCATGGTAGGAGGAATAATAGCAGCCCCGGGCCTCCCAGTCACATTAGACTCAAACTCCATCACGCACACAGTCACAGCCAAGAGCCGCTcccaggagagggaggagagggaggggaggagattgGGAGGAAATAAAACAGTCAGGATAAGGAAATTCAAAAGCGAAGCCAGGCTGAGGagcaagaaaatgaaagaggcagaaggagaggaggggaggagcgtGACAAATGAAACGGATGCCTGTGTCGCTGCGGCACAGATTGAGGACCCTACTGCTGGGTTAGGAGAGGCAGGCATTAGCTCAACTACAGTCAGCCCCCATTTCTCTGACAATACCACCACCGCTCACACATCCGAGGAGAAATTCCCCTTTGTTTCCTCCACTTGCTCCACTGACAAAGCTCCCCCcacagaggaggtggaggcgggGGTCCCTGTCATCCCCGGGGGCTACCTGCAGACCCTGTTAGATGCCACAGACTCCTCTGGTGGAGCAGCTATCTCCTATTTCCCCCAGCAGCCCTCTAGGCAGCAGTATCCTCTGGGGCTGTCCCTAGAGGAGAAACAGTTTTCTTCTCTGCAGCTCGCTCAGAGCTgcgtcctctctcctccctcggaGTCCGAGCTCCAGCAGTCTCCCCAAAACTGTCCCAGCTTCCCCCAGATGTGGCACCCACAGCTCTGCGCCAGTCACAGCCAGAGCTTTGGGCCTGAGACCCCCGAGACGCCCATCTTACCCAACAACTTCCCTGCTGCCTTGCCCCTGAATGACAGCCTGCCAGTGTCTAACTACAGCCAGCTGAGCCCtgaggctgacaggctgcttTATGAGAAGAGCTACCTGACCGAGGCTGGGCTGCAGCCTGGGGCAGATCTGCAAGTGTGTCAGTCTGCCTGTGTGGAGGGCCAGGTGCAATACCAGAGAGGGTCCCTGTGCACAGACAATGGCAGGCTCATCAGCTATGACTCAGTGGGCTCTCTGTCAGCCTCGTCCAGCAATTACAGCTCCCTCAGCCTCAAGTCTTGTGAGCGtgagggcgaggaggagggcCGAGACAGCTTCCTAGCTCACTGCAGTCCTAAAGTGGTGATTCAGCAGAGTGTGGACGCCCTCACCCCACTCAGGGAGTCCTCGGACCTGCTAGATATCTCCAACTTCACCCCTGACAAGTTCAGACACTCATCACTGTCAGAGCTTTCCCCTCCTGAGACCCCCAACCTGTCCCCTCAGGTGGTGGGGCGTGAGATGAAGATGGCAGGGAATGTTGGAGAATACCAGGATGTGAATGATATGACTCTGGACTGCAGTAGGGAGGTAAAGTGGAACTGTGACGTTATGCAGCAACAGGAGCACACAGTAGGCACGTACACAGTGGAAGACAGCCAGTTTCCACTGCACAACTTTAACAGTCAGGAAGGCTTATGTTTAGATAAAAAGGAGTTGGGTGATACAGACTTTGATGAACAGACCGGTGAGATGTTGGCTGGTGCGAAAAGCATTAAGTCAAAGAGGAAAGGCAATTACAAACAGGCAGCTGCAGGACAGGGCCCAAAGAAAGTTCGGGCACCCAGAGCTCCCAAGTCAGAAAAGGTCAAGGCCCCCAAACAGAACTCCCGTTCCACCAAAAAGATAAAGGCCATGTTAGAGGGGAAGGCAGCAAAGAACCAGGCAGGTGGTTGTGGTACGGGCCTGACTGACAGTAGCAGCACTGGGGACTGGTCTGGCACCGGCTGGTCGGAGAGCAACAGTCTGGTAGGGGACGACCAGAGAGAATTTGAGGAACCCTCCAACATTCTGTCCAACATTGTCTCTGGCATGGCCGAGGTCCAGAGGTTCATGATGGCCTCCATTGAGCCACTGTGGAACCCTATGTCTGAGGCCTGTATGCCCCCTGAGGCCAATAGCCTCAACCTAAAGACCCTCAAAATCTTGGCAGGCACAGAGGCTGACCTGAAGAAGAAAGGAGCTGTGCTAACAGGGgctgggagaggcagaaaggcggggggaaagggaggaaaaaaccAGGCCAAATTCAACCCCTCTCATCCCTTATTCCCTCAACTAGCTCTGGGCTGTAACATGTTTGATAAACCCAACTTTATTAACCCTGGGCCTGCACACAAAAAGCTGTACCGCCACAAGACCAGTGCAAAGTTCCCTCGGATTGAGACACTGAAGGGGAAGCGAGCTGAGAGAGACCCTAATAAGGACATAGCACTGATGACCTCTTTTGAGAAACTGAGGTAATATTTTGTTATCAGCTGCTGTTGCACCCCCTTCTCACTTTCCCCCACTACCTGCTcagccctcccccctcccaagCATACCTACACTGACGCTATGCCAGAGCTGCATGACTACTACGTTCCCCCTGACTACCCCCCACTTCCTTTTAACCCCCCGAAGAGGAAATTAATATCTGCATGAAAAACTTCTTGTACTTTGCAAACTACCTATTGAGTGATTGTGTCAAGCTTGATTGAGATTTGAAACGACCATGGCTGcatttttcttgcttttgttgtttctgctttgtttgttCTTCTTATAGTcgtttcagttttatttttgtctgaaaaaaaaaaaataagcctTGAAAACAGTTCTGTCGCCTTTTGGAGgaactttgtttttgtattttctcagCGAAACTAGCTGCC is part of the Centroberyx gerrardi isolate f3 chromosome 16, fCenGer3.hap1.cur.20231027, whole genome shotgun sequence genome and harbors:
- the nexmifb gene encoding neurite extension and migration factor is translated as MDALTDSSLTLTVKTSEPENANAAENTGVCEQSGDLRLRGLVDAALPPSSPPPAAETLQRACPTHQRTTPTPPSLPLPLGTDPSLGLTVAPCPAAHEAPAIVPHLHSTPTPTSLPTPVASSWSSTGDAHKTPLPLPIALPLSATMMEPGTVSALTEECLLQPSRTCLGCFIETRDATDPNSIHNPPHDPTTNPDTDTGLSVRIGDVGREDFSDINNISIQCLSHAGEAVSHYGEQLLSDQLLSFPLPKAPGEGKRADGDKTTEDCDDPEDDATAKNLYEGLLLDKVSGEEVLLANAGQDWGYFESFISESKMELLDLCSKNELSVNLFSEEDVDNLFDDEDDDSTLSSDVCSLKIRYESFQDNMREKTNVLQEETQFNFFPSVLSNCAKKEEGGGVLRRGAEELQPKTDELILGAEQEGKAGDCSGGSPLDGSQGSPMSTPKVSYLMDFNSTEESGEYSDDSSCTGSSSDTLQEGKLKKGHSRRFLSPSNPLNYGLRSKRKVRYSDDYLYDVDSIESERNAEKKEKVPAGQKEEEDVDWCPKKRRKSCRKEPPVVIKYIIINRFKGERHMSVKLGKLDPVEATVSLNADAVSKYETLAPLKDFWQERQREREEQLKLAARDKRQRGFHLNGRHHRPFNSSHPKRKYKIANRLKVQRIHTVEQSAMAQGSPLSDQGQGGVTKEEATPMVGGIIAAPGLPVTLDSNSITHTVTAKSRSQEREEREGRRLGGNKTVRIRKFKSEARLRSKKMKEAEGEEGRSVTNETDACVAAAQIEDPTAGLGEAGISSTTVSPHFSDNTTTAHTSEEKFPFVSSTCSTDKAPPTEEVEAGVPVIPGGYLQTLLDATDSSGGAAISYFPQQPSRQQYPLGLSLEEKQFSSLQLAQSCVLSPPSESELQQSPQNCPSFPQMWHPQLCASHSQSFGPETPETPILPNNFPAALPLNDSLPVSNYSQLSPEADRLLYEKSYLTEAGLQPGADLQVCQSACVEGQVQYQRGSLCTDNGRLISYDSVGSLSASSSNYSSLSLKSCEREGEEEGRDSFLAHCSPKVVIQQSVDALTPLRESSDLLDISNFTPDKFRHSSLSELSPPETPNLSPQVVGREMKMAGNVGEYQDVNDMTLDCSREVKWNCDVMQQQEHTVGTYTVEDSQFPLHNFNSQEGLCLDKKELGDTDFDEQTGEMLAGAKSIKSKRKGNYKQAAAGQGPKKVRAPRAPKSEKVKAPKQNSRSTKKIKAMLEGKAAKNQAGGCGTGLTDSSSTGDWSGTGWSESNSLVGDDQREFEEPSNILSNIVSGMAEVQRFMMASIEPLWNPMSEACMPPEANSLNLKTLKILAGTEADLKKKGAVLTGAGRGRKAGGKGGKNQAKFNPSHPLFPQLALGCNMFDKPNFINPGPAHKKLYRHKTSAKFPRIETLKGKRAERDPNKDIALMTSFEKLR